DNA from Sphingomonas sp. R1:
GCCCGGCAACAACGGGCAGTGGGTGCAGGACGTGCCGCTGGTCGAGCTCAGCGTCCAGAACCCCAGCACGCTCGCCTTCACCGGCGGCAAGGCGCCGGTGGCGCTCGCCTATGGCAGCGAGGCGGTGTTCTCCACCTACCGCGTAACCCCGAAGATCGACCTGAAGGACAGCGAGGTCGTATTCGTCGGCTATGGCATCAACGCGCCGGAGCGCGGCTGGAACGACTATGCCGGGCTCGACGTCCGCGGCAAGACCGTCGTCATCCTGATCAACGATCCCGACTGGCAGACGATGACGCTGGACGGCCCGTTCGGCGGACGGGCGATGACCTATTATGGCCGCTGGACCTACAAGTACGAGGAAGCCGCGCGCCAGGGCGCGGCGGGCGCGATCATCATCCACGATACCGAACCCGCCGCTTATGGCTGGGGCGTGGTGGAGAGCAGCTGGGGCGGCCCCAAGCTGGAGCAGGACACCCCGGGCGACCATGCCGACCAGTCGCAGCTGATCGGCTGGATCCAGCAGGATGCGGCCAAGGCGCTCTTCGCCAGCGCGGGCAAGGACTATGCCGCGCTGGTCGAGGCGGCAAAGCACAAGGGTTTCAAGGCGGTGCCGTTGGGCGTGAAGGCCTCGGCCAGCTTCGGCGTGGGGATCAAGCGCCAGGCATCGAAGAACGTCGTCGGCATCCTCCCCGGCACCGCGAAGCCGGACGAAGTGGTGCTGTTCTCGGCACACTGGGATCATCTCGGCCATTGCAAGCCGGTGAACGGCGACGACATCTGCAACGGCGCGGTGGACAACGCCACCGGCACCGCCGGTCTGGTCGCGCTCGCCGAGGCCAACGCCAAGGCAGGCCCGGCCAAGCGCAGCATGGTGTTCCTGGCAGTGACCGCCGAGGAACAGGGGCTGATCGGCTCGCAATATTATGCCGAGCACCCGGTCTATCCGCTCGCCAGGACCGTCGGAGGCGTGAACATGGACGGGCTCAACATCGTCGGCAAGGCGAAGGACTTCGTGCTGGTCGGCGCGGGCAAGTCCGAGCTGGAGGAGATGGTCAAGCCGCTGGTCGCCGCGGAGGGCCGCGTGATCGGCGTCGAGTCCACGCCCGAGAAGGGCAGCTATTATCGTTCCGACCATTTCAGCTTCGCCAAGCTTGGCGTGCCGATGCTGTACGGCGAGAGCGGCGACGATCTCGTCGCCGGCGGCAAGGCGGCCGGCGCCAAGGCCGCGGAGGACTATACCGACAAGCGCTATCACAAGCCGCAGGACGAATATAATCCGGGCTGGAACTGGGACGGCGCGCTGTCCGACCTGCGGATCTATTACGGCCTCGGCCGTGCACTGGCCGAGGGCAGCAGCTGGCCCAACTGGTTCAAGGACGCCGAATTCCGCAGCATCCGGGACAAGGCGCGGGCGGGGCAGTAACGCGGTCCACGCCTCTTCCGTCTTCATCCCGGCTTTCGCCGGGATGACGGCTTGTGCGAAGCGCCCGGTCATCCGTCGGCCTTTCCCCTGTCACGCTACAGGGCTAAAGGCCGCGCCATGACTCGTACTCCTCCCCCCGAATGGGCGCCGCACGATGCGGTATGGATCGGCTTTCCCAGCCATGGCGACCTCTGGGTCGAAGATCTGGCGCCCGCCCGCGAAGAAGTGATCGCCTTTGCCCGCGCGGTGCACGCAGACGGCCGCGGCGAGCGCGTGATCCTCGTCGCCGCCGATGACGCCGCGGCCGAGGCCGCCCGCGCGATGGCGGGTGATGCCGCCGAGGTGGTGACCGAGCTGTTCGGCGACATCTGGCTGCGCGACACCGCCGGCATCATCACCGGCGACAATGTCGCGCAGGATTTCGGCTTCAACGGCTGGGGCGGCAAGTACGACCTCGAAGGCGACGACACGATCGGCGCGCGCCTCGCCGCCCGCCGGCAGCTTAGCGCCGTGCAGCATGGCTGGGTGCTCGAAGGCGGCGCGATCGACGGCGACGGCACCGGGCTGTGCGTCACCACCGAACAGTGCCTGCTCAACCCCAACCGAAACCCGGACCTGGACCGCGCCGCGATCGAGGCGAAGCTGGCCAGCGACCTCGGCTACACCCGCGTGCTGTGGCTGGGCGACGGCCTCGCCAACGACCATACCGACGGCCATGTCGACAATCTCGCCCGCTTCGTCGGCCCGAACCGGCTGCTGATCCCGACCCCGGCGGAGGACGATCCCAACGCCGCGATCTACGCCGATGCGGTCGCCCGCGCCGAGGCGTTCGGCGTCGAGGTGGTGCGCATGCCCTCCCCCGGCGCGGTGCTGGACGAGGATGGCGAGGTGATCCCGGCCAGCTACATGAACTTCTACATCGGCAATGCCGCCGTGGTGGTGCCGCTGTACGGCCAGCCCAACGACGACGCCGCGATTCAGACGCTGCAGGGCCTATTCCCCGGCCGCGTGATCGTCGGCCAGCGGGCGGATCACATCCTCACCGGCGGAGGCAGCTTCCACTGCATCTCGCAGCAGATTCCAACGCCTGCGTGACCGCCTTCGCCGTCCGCGCGCTGCTGTCCGGGCTGATCATCGCCGCCGTGGCGATGCTCGCCCGGCGCAGTCCCGCGTTCGGCGCCCTGGTCGCGTCGCTGCCGCTGATCTCGCTGCTCGGGGCGATCTGGCTGTGGCGCGACACGCACGATCCGGTGCGCGTCGCAGACCATCTCCAGGCGACCTTCTGGTACGTCCTGCCCTCGCTGCCGATGTTCCTGCTGGTGCCGGCGCTGCTGCGATCGGGGGTGGGCTTCGCGCCGGCCCTGCTCGCCGGCATCGCGCTGACGATCCTGCTCTACTTCATGGCCGCGGCGGCGCTCGCGCGGTTCGGCATTACGCTCTGAGCCCGCCGCGGCGCGTCAGAAGCTCTGCCAATCCTCGACATCGCGGGTCATGGCGCGCACTGCGGCGACGGGCAGCGGCCGCGCCTCGGCGGGTGTCGCGAACTTGCCCTGGAGCGATGTGCCGCCGCTGTCCGCGACGCGGAACCTGCTCGCCTGATCGCTGAGCGACCGAGTCTCGTTCGACAGGTTGCGCGCCGCCGCCGAGGTTTCCTCGACCATCGCCGCGTTCTGCTGGGTCGCGCTGTCCATGGTGTGCACCGCGGTGGTCACCTGCACGATGGCGGCGGCCTGGGCATTGTTGTCGGTCGCCATGCCGCCGAGCAGCTGGTGCACCTGCGCGACATCCTGCGCGATGTTCGACAGCGCGCCGTCGACCTTCTGCACCGCGTCCACCGCTGTGCCGATTTCCGATTGGGTGACGGTCAGCTGATCGCGCGCACGCTTGGCTTCCTCCTCGGCGCGCATCGCCAGCGCCGAAACCAGGTCCGCCACCACTGCGAACCCGCGCCCGGCCTCGCCGGCCCGCCCGGCCTCGACGGCAGCGTTCATCGCCAGCACGCGGGTCTGGAAGGCGATCTTGTCGAGCCCCTCGATCACCCCGTCGATACCCTTGGCGCTGTCGGCAACGCGGCTCATCGCCCGCACCGCCTCGTCGGTGATCGCGCGTCCGCCCTCCACCGTGTGGATGGCGCCGTTGGCGCGCTCGACCGTGTTGCTCGCCGCCGCCGCGGTCGCTTTCAGGCGGCCATCGATCTCGCCGATCGAGGCTGCGGTTTCGGCCAGCGAGGCCGCCGTGCTTTCGGTGCGGCGGGCCAGATCCTCCGACGCCTGGGCGATGTCCTTCGAGCCGGTGCTGATGCCCTGCGCGCTCTGGATCACGGTGCCGATCAGCGTGCGCAGATTGTCCAACGCCTCGTTGAAGTTGCTCTTCAGCTCGGCATAGGCGGCAGGGAACGCCGCCGTGACCGGCCGGGTCAGATCGCCTGCCTTGAGCGCCGCGAGACTGTCGCGCAGCGCCGTGGTGACCGTCGTCTGTTCGGCAGCGGCGGCGTCGGCGCGATCCCGTTCCTTCGCGATCGCCGATTTCAGGAAGCCGTCGACCGAGCGCGTGATGTCGCCGATCTCGTCCTGCTGCTCGAGATGCGGCAGGGTCGTCTCGCCCGAGGAACGCGCCAGCTCGGCGATGATCTTCGCCAGCCGGCGGATCGGCGCGATCACCTTGTGGGTGATGGTAAGAAACGAGACGACGAGCACCGCGCCCGCCAGCAGACCCAGCGCCGCCATGGAAAGTCGCGCGAAGCCCGCAGTGCCCCTGGCTTCATTCGCCACCTCCTCCGATATCTTGATCTGCAGATCGACCAGCCGGTTGATCGATTCCGAGACCGGGTCGATCGCGGGATACAGCTCATGGCGAACGAAGCCGTCGAGGGCGGCGGCATCGCCCGCCCGAAGGATCGCGTGGAGCCGATCGACCTTGCGGTCCGCCAGCTGCATCCGCGCTTCCGCTTCCGCGGCAACGCGGCTTTCCTCGCCGGCGATCTCGGTCTGCCGATATGCTGCCCAGGCCTTGTGCAGTTCCGCGCTGCCGGCAGCGACATTGCTCGCGGCCTCGGCAAAGCCGATATTGCCGTTGCGAGCCTTGTGCGCGGTATCGACGATCTGCACGGCATAGCGATCGGCGACGATCTTCAGATCGTGCAGCGGCAGCACCCGATCGGTGAGGAGGGTCGACAGCGCCCGCTCACTGGACCGGGCGGACCAGTAGCCAACGCCGATCAGCAACAGCGTGGCGATTCCGAAGAGGGCGAGGCATCCGAGAAGTTTCTGCTTGATCGTCATCGGCGCGCCTTACGCATGGGTACCATCCCGGGAAGCAGACGCCTCGCCTGCCGGGGATGGTCGGCACGTCGAGCGGGACTCCCGCATATCTTCAACCTTATAGAACCACGCTGCAGGGAAGCCCTCCGACGCGCGCGCATTTTTAGGCGCCACCGGTAAATTCCCTAGGCATGCGCACCGGTGCATCGCCGGGGACTGGATTCCGCGCCTGCATCGACTACATGGCGCCGCATGACCCAGATCACCGTCGGCGCACTGCAGCTCGCCTTTTCGAACGATATCGACGCGAACATCGCCCGCGTGACCGAACTGGTCCGCGAGGCGGCCGGTCGCGGCGCGCAGGTCGTGCTGCCGCCGGAGCTGTTCGAAGGCGAGTATTTCTGCCGCGTCGAGGACGAGGGGCTGTTTGCCAACGCAAAGCCGGTGACCGAGCACAAGGCGGTGCTGGCGATGCAGGCGCTCGCCGCAGAGCTTTCGATCCACATCCCCACCAGCTTCTTCGAAGCCGATGGCCCGCACCATTATAACAGCCTCGCGATGATCGG
Protein-coding regions in this window:
- a CDS encoding DUF3147 family protein, whose product is MTAFAVRALLSGLIIAAVAMLARRSPAFGALVASLPLISLLGAIWLWRDTHDPVRVADHLQATFWYVLPSLPMFLLVPALLRSGVGFAPALLAGIALTILLYFMAAAALARFGITL
- a CDS encoding methyl-accepting chemotaxis protein; the encoded protein is MTIKQKLLGCLALFGIATLLLIGVGYWSARSSERALSTLLTDRVLPLHDLKIVADRYAVQIVDTAHKARNGNIGFAEAASNVAAGSAELHKAWAAYRQTEIAGEESRVAAEAEARMQLADRKVDRLHAILRAGDAAALDGFVRHELYPAIDPVSESINRLVDLQIKISEEVANEARGTAGFARLSMAALGLLAGAVLVVSFLTITHKVIAPIRRLAKIIAELARSSGETTLPHLEQQDEIGDITRSVDGFLKSAIAKERDRADAAAAEQTTVTTALRDSLAALKAGDLTRPVTAAFPAAYAELKSNFNEALDNLRTLIGTVIQSAQGISTGSKDIAQASEDLARRTESTAASLAETAASIGEIDGRLKATAAAASNTVERANGAIHTVEGGRAITDEAVRAMSRVADSAKGIDGVIEGLDKIAFQTRVLAMNAAVEAGRAGEAGRGFAVVADLVSALAMRAEEEAKRARDQLTVTQSEIGTAVDAVQKVDGALSNIAQDVAQVHQLLGGMATDNNAQAAAIVQVTTAVHTMDSATQQNAAMVEETSAAARNLSNETRSLSDQASRFRVADSGGTSLQGKFATPAEARPLPVAAVRAMTRDVEDWQSF
- a CDS encoding M28 family metallopeptidase, giving the protein MRFPLIALALLSTTAAQAQTTPAISIETLKTVTETLSSDAFEGRKPTSAGEDKTIAYLIERFQKAGLKPGNNGQWVQDVPLVELSVQNPSTLAFTGGKAPVALAYGSEAVFSTYRVTPKIDLKDSEVVFVGYGINAPERGWNDYAGLDVRGKTVVILINDPDWQTMTLDGPFGGRAMTYYGRWTYKYEEAARQGAAGAIIIHDTEPAAYGWGVVESSWGGPKLEQDTPGDHADQSQLIGWIQQDAAKALFASAGKDYAALVEAAKHKGFKAVPLGVKASASFGVGIKRQASKNVVGILPGTAKPDEVVLFSAHWDHLGHCKPVNGDDICNGAVDNATGTAGLVALAEANAKAGPAKRSMVFLAVTAEEQGLIGSQYYAEHPVYPLARTVGGVNMDGLNIVGKAKDFVLVGAGKSELEEMVKPLVAAEGRVIGVESTPEKGSYYRSDHFSFAKLGVPMLYGESGDDLVAGGKAAGAKAAEDYTDKRYHKPQDEYNPGWNWDGALSDLRIYYGLGRALAEGSSWPNWFKDAEFRSIRDKARAGQ
- a CDS encoding agmatine deiminase family protein, with translation MTRTPPPEWAPHDAVWIGFPSHGDLWVEDLAPAREEVIAFARAVHADGRGERVILVAADDAAAEAARAMAGDAAEVVTELFGDIWLRDTAGIITGDNVAQDFGFNGWGGKYDLEGDDTIGARLAARRQLSAVQHGWVLEGGAIDGDGTGLCVTTEQCLLNPNRNPDLDRAAIEAKLASDLGYTRVLWLGDGLANDHTDGHVDNLARFVGPNRLLIPTPAEDDPNAAIYADAVARAEAFGVEVVRMPSPGAVLDEDGEVIPASYMNFYIGNAAVVVPLYGQPNDDAAIQTLQGLFPGRVIVGQRADHILTGGGSFHCISQQIPTPA